One genomic window of Anaerofustis stercorihominis DSM 17244 includes the following:
- the purC gene encoding phosphoribosylaminoimidazolesuccinocarboxamide synthase — translation MEKLEMLYEGKAKKVFKTDKKDEYIIEYKDDATAFNGKKKDTISNKGVVNNKMTSIIFGMLEEKGVPTHFIKMLDDTHQLVKAVEIVPVEVIIRNVAAGSICKNLGLEEGMELDPTVFEFCYKEDKYDDPLINDYHVLAMGLATKEEIETIKDYTFKINELLKEFFMKSNLKLIDFKIEFGRYNGQIVLADEISPDTCRLWDKDTNRKMDKDRFRRDLGDVEETYKEVLDRISK, via the coding sequence ATGGAAAAATTAGAAATGTTATACGAAGGAAAAGCAAAAAAAGTATTTAAGACCGACAAGAAAGATGAATATATCATCGAATATAAAGATGACGCGACAGCATTCAACGGAAAGAAAAAAGATACTATTTCAAATAAAGGTGTAGTAAATAATAAGATGACGAGCATTATCTTTGGTATGCTTGAAGAAAAAGGTGTTCCTACACATTTTATTAAAATGCTTGACGACACACATCAGCTTGTAAAAGCAGTTGAAATCGTGCCTGTTGAAGTAATCATCAGAAATGTTGCTGCGGGTTCTATTTGTAAAAACTTAGGTTTGGAAGAAGGAATGGAGCTTGATCCTACAGTATTCGAATTCTGTTATAAAGAAGATAAATACGACGATCCTTTGATCAATGACTACCATGTACTTGCAATGGGACTTGCTACAAAAGAAGAAATCGAAACTATAAAAGATTATACTTTTAAAATCAATGAACTTCTAAAAGAATTCTTTATGAAAAGCAATCTAAAACTTATCGATTTCAAAATCGAATTCGGAAGATATAACGGACAAATCGTTTTAGCTGATGAAATCTCTCCTGATACTTGCAGACTTTGGGATAAAGATACAAACAGAAAAATGGACAAAGACAGATTTAGAAGAGACCTTGGTGATGTTGAAGAAACATATAAAGAAGTTTTAGACAGAATAAGCAAATAG